In a genomic window of Microterricola viridarii:
- a CDS encoding DEAD/DEAH box helicase — translation MPEQRRSRQRTRSRDDEAPIIPILARKVREVEAKAQGGKVGPTNRTKFQVIALLMREERARVKTDPEISDASRAELLKRLDGIAQILAKTAARDTSLITLLEPDAGVGAVAQRFRRDWLLESGAELSPDELIITREPEAKPEIAENQVIPQSVKARQLANPFLAPDFSRPATPVVPVRRLANWELLSPLFKSFEYGSGGQSASMELPEAPKIDRLSPKGMTLMKHQARFVESVRRGHRSFLLADEPGLGKTAQSVLAASVADAYPLLAVVPNVVKMNWAREVERWTPHRRATVIHGDGDTLDAFADVVIVNYDVLDRHRTWLGTLGFRGMVVDEAHFIKNLQSQRSKHVLALADKIRQTTPGGDPLLMALTGTPLINDVDDFRAIWQYLGWINGDKPAPALLAKLEESGLTPADMGFYAEARAAVIDMGIVRRRKVDVAKDLPAKRIADLPVELDDDLGRSIRQAERELGYRLRERFLALVSSRGLTVGQLDEDQFDSFVRAVAHAELEESKAAKSGDNVFTMVRKIGQAKAALAADYAAQLVRSVGKVVFFAKHIDVMDAAEETFAKRELKTVSLRGDQSAVARQAAIDAFNNDPEVSVAVCSLTAAGVGVNLQAASNVVLAELSWTAAEQTQAIDRVHRIGQEEPVTAWRIIAAHTIDAKIAELIDSKQGLAARALDGSDEELVAADSVQQNALAHLLRQAIDGSL, via the coding sequence ATGCCCGAACAGCGACGCTCCCGTCAGCGCACCCGCAGCCGCGATGACGAGGCGCCCATCATCCCGATCCTCGCCCGCAAGGTGCGCGAGGTGGAGGCGAAGGCGCAGGGCGGCAAGGTCGGCCCGACCAACCGCACCAAGTTCCAGGTCATTGCCCTGCTGATGCGCGAGGAGCGCGCTCGGGTGAAGACCGATCCAGAGATCAGCGACGCCAGCCGCGCCGAACTGCTCAAGCGCCTCGACGGCATCGCCCAGATCCTGGCCAAGACAGCGGCCCGCGACACCAGCCTGATCACCCTGCTGGAGCCGGACGCCGGGGTCGGCGCCGTCGCGCAGCGCTTCCGCCGCGACTGGCTGCTGGAATCCGGTGCAGAGCTCAGCCCGGACGAGCTGATCATCACCCGCGAGCCGGAGGCCAAGCCCGAGATCGCCGAGAACCAGGTGATCCCGCAGTCGGTGAAGGCCCGCCAGCTGGCGAACCCGTTCCTCGCCCCCGATTTCTCCCGCCCGGCCACGCCCGTCGTGCCGGTGCGCAGGCTCGCCAACTGGGAGCTGCTCAGCCCCCTGTTCAAGTCCTTCGAGTACGGCTCCGGCGGCCAGTCCGCCAGCATGGAGCTGCCGGAGGCGCCGAAGATCGACCGTCTCTCGCCCAAGGGCATGACGCTGATGAAGCACCAGGCCCGTTTCGTGGAGAGCGTGCGCCGCGGTCACCGCAGCTTCCTGCTCGCCGACGAGCCGGGACTCGGCAAGACCGCGCAGAGCGTGCTCGCGGCATCCGTCGCCGACGCCTACCCGCTCCTGGCCGTCGTGCCCAACGTCGTCAAGATGAACTGGGCCCGCGAGGTGGAGCGCTGGACGCCGCACCGCCGCGCGACGGTCATCCACGGCGACGGCGACACCCTGGACGCCTTCGCCGACGTCGTCATCGTCAACTACGACGTGCTCGACCGGCACCGCACCTGGCTCGGCACCCTCGGGTTCCGCGGCATGGTCGTCGACGAGGCGCACTTCATCAAGAACCTGCAGTCGCAGCGCTCCAAGCACGTGCTGGCGCTGGCCGACAAGATCCGGCAGACCACGCCGGGCGGCGACCCGCTGCTCATGGCCCTGACCGGAACCCCGCTGATCAACGACGTCGACGACTTCCGCGCGATCTGGCAGTACCTCGGCTGGATTAACGGCGACAAGCCGGCCCCCGCCCTGCTCGCCAAGCTCGAGGAGTCCGGCCTCACGCCGGCCGACATGGGCTTCTACGCCGAGGCACGCGCCGCCGTCATCGACATGGGCATCGTGCGCCGCCGCAAGGTCGACGTGGCCAAGGACCTGCCGGCCAAGCGCATCGCCGACCTGCCGGTGGAGCTGGACGACGACCTCGGGCGCTCCATCCGCCAGGCGGAGCGCGAGCTCGGCTACCGGCTGCGCGAGCGCTTCCTCGCCCTCGTCTCCTCCCGTGGCCTCACCGTCGGGCAGCTCGACGAGGACCAGTTCGACAGCTTCGTCCGCGCCGTCGCGCATGCAGAGCTCGAGGAGTCGAAGGCCGCCAAGTCCGGCGACAACGTGTTCACCATGGTGCGCAAGATCGGCCAGGCCAAGGCGGCGCTCGCCGCCGACTACGCGGCCCAGCTGGTCCGCTCCGTCGGCAAGGTGGTCTTCTTCGCGAAGCACATCGACGTCATGGATGCCGCAGAGGAGACCTTCGCCAAGCGCGAGCTCAAGACGGTGTCGCTGCGCGGCGACCAGAGCGCTGTGGCCCGCCAGGCCGCCATCGACGCGTTCAACAACGACCCGGAGGTCTCGGTCGCGGTGTGCTCGCTCACGGCGGCCGGCGTCGGCGTCAACCTGCAGGCCGCCTCCAACGTGGTGCTCGCCGAGCTCAGCTGGACGGCTGCGGAGCAGACGCAGGCGATCGACCGCGTGCACCGCATCGGCCAGGAGGAGCCCGTCACCGCGTGGCGCATCATCGCCGCGCACACCATCGACGCCAAGATCGCTGAGCTCATCGACAGCAAGCAGGGGCTCGCCGCGCGGGCCCTGGACGGCTCGGACGAGGAGCTCGTCGCGGCGGACTCCGTGCAGCAGAATGCGCTCGCGCACCTGTTGCGGCAGGCCATCGACGGTTCGCTGTAG
- a CDS encoding inorganic phosphate transporter produces MDITLIVVLVIALALFFDFTNGFHDTANAMATPIATGAMKPKVAVTLAALLNLVGAFLSTEVAKTISHGIINEGEGGVLITPELIFAGLIGAVVWNMLTWLLGLPSSSSHALFGGLIGAALVGAGINAINIDQVLSKVILPALIAPVTAGVVAYAATKLAYAITRRYDGRPDGRDGFRYAQIFSSSLVALAHGTNDAQKTMGVITLVLVSSGLQAADNDNVQTWVVVTCALAIALGTYMGGWRIIRTLGTGLTDVKPAQGFAAETATAATILASTHLGFALSTTQVASGSVIGSGLGRRGSTVRWGTAGRIGIGWLLTLPAAALVGAVAAWIAHLGPWGIVVDAVIGTVVIVGIFLWSRRDEISHSNVVSDVADSGKAVKIKSNPKPKRKAKP; encoded by the coding sequence GTGGATATCACCCTGATCGTCGTGCTTGTCATCGCGCTCGCACTGTTCTTCGATTTCACGAACGGCTTCCACGACACCGCCAACGCGATGGCCACCCCCATCGCGACCGGTGCCATGAAGCCGAAGGTCGCGGTCACCCTCGCGGCGCTGCTCAACCTCGTCGGGGCGTTCCTGTCCACCGAGGTCGCCAAGACCATCTCGCACGGCATCATCAATGAGGGCGAGGGCGGCGTTCTCATCACGCCGGAACTGATCTTCGCCGGCCTCATCGGCGCTGTCGTCTGGAACATGCTGACCTGGCTGCTCGGGCTCCCGTCCAGCTCCAGCCACGCGCTCTTCGGCGGTCTCATCGGTGCTGCCCTCGTCGGCGCCGGCATCAACGCGATCAACATCGACCAGGTGCTCTCCAAGGTGATCCTGCCCGCGCTCATCGCGCCGGTCACCGCGGGTGTCGTCGCCTATGCGGCCACCAAGCTGGCCTACGCCATCACCCGCCGCTACGACGGCCGCCCCGACGGCCGCGACGGCTTCCGCTACGCGCAGATCTTCTCCAGCTCGCTCGTCGCCCTGGCGCACGGCACGAACGACGCGCAGAAGACCATGGGTGTCATCACGCTGGTGCTGGTCTCCAGCGGCCTGCAGGCAGCCGACAACGACAACGTGCAGACCTGGGTCGTCGTGACCTGTGCACTCGCCATCGCGCTCGGAACGTACATGGGCGGATGGCGCATCATCCGCACGCTCGGCACCGGCCTCACCGACGTCAAGCCCGCCCAGGGCTTCGCCGCGGAGACCGCCACGGCGGCCACGATCCTCGCCTCCACCCACCTCGGTTTCGCCCTCTCCACCACGCAGGTCGCCTCCGGCTCGGTCATCGGCTCTGGCCTCGGCCGCCGCGGATCGACCGTGCGCTGGGGCACCGCCGGCCGCATCGGCATCGGCTGGCTGCTCACACTTCCCGCCGCCGCCCTCGTCGGCGCGGTCGCCGCCTGGATCGCGCACCTCGGCCCGTGGGGCATCGTCGTCGACGCCGTCATCGGCACCGTCGTGATCGTCGGCATCTTCCTCTGGTCGCGCCGCGACGAGATCTCGCACAGCAACGTCGTCAGCGACGTCGCCGACTCGGGCAAGGCCGTCAAGATCAAGAGCAACCCCAAGCCCAAGCGAAAGGCAAAGCCGTGA
- a CDS encoding NCS2 family permease gives MTTYEHKELAISQSTATETPATPPSGLKSRIDSYFEITRRGSNFATEVRGGIVTFVTMAYIVILNPIILSSGVDIDGNSLGFPQLAAVTALTAGVMTILFGVVARLPFGFAAGLGINSFLAVSVVGEVTWPEAMGLVVINGLIIVLLAATGLRRLIFEAVPIQLKLAITVGIGLFIAFIGLVNAGFVTSTGAASPPVGLGVNGSVATIPTLIFIVTLVVTGVLVARKVKGALLIGLVGSTVLAVIVEAIAKLGPQFSNGEFNAGGWSLSVPALPAQWVSIPDLSLVGQVSFGSFERIGALAAMMLVFTLVFTNFFDAMGTMTGLSNEAKLADAKGNFPRLKSALVVEGIGAVAGGFTSSSSNTVFIESGAGIGEGARTGFANLITGLMFLVAMFFTPLTSIVPTEVASAALVIVGAMMMTQIKDIDFSEFSVLLPVFLTIVVMPLTYSIANGIGAGFVAWVLIRSLSGKAKGISPLLWIVAAGFLLYFVRGPIETMLGL, from the coding sequence TTGACAACATATGAGCACAAGGAGCTAGCCATTTCACAGTCAACGGCCACCGAGACACCCGCAACACCGCCTTCGGGCCTGAAGTCTCGAATCGACAGCTACTTTGAAATCACGCGGCGCGGCTCCAACTTCGCCACCGAGGTGCGCGGCGGCATCGTCACCTTCGTGACGATGGCGTACATCGTCATCCTGAACCCGATCATCCTGAGCAGCGGCGTCGACATCGACGGCAACTCGCTCGGATTCCCGCAGCTCGCGGCCGTCACCGCGCTGACCGCCGGCGTTATGACGATCCTCTTCGGTGTCGTCGCCCGCCTGCCGTTCGGCTTCGCGGCCGGCCTCGGCATCAACTCCTTCCTCGCCGTGAGCGTCGTCGGCGAGGTGACCTGGCCCGAGGCCATGGGCCTCGTCGTCATCAACGGCCTGATCATCGTGCTGCTGGCCGCCACCGGCCTGCGCCGCCTGATCTTCGAGGCGGTGCCGATTCAGCTGAAGCTCGCCATCACCGTCGGTATCGGCCTCTTCATCGCCTTCATCGGCCTCGTCAACGCCGGCTTCGTCACCTCCACCGGTGCGGCCTCCCCGCCCGTCGGCCTCGGCGTCAACGGCTCCGTTGCGACGATCCCGACCCTCATCTTCATCGTCACCCTCGTCGTCACCGGCGTCCTGGTCGCCCGCAAGGTCAAGGGCGCCCTGCTCATCGGCCTCGTCGGCAGCACCGTGCTCGCCGTCATCGTCGAGGCGATCGCGAAGCTCGGCCCGCAGTTCTCGAACGGCGAGTTCAACGCCGGCGGCTGGAGCCTCTCTGTCCCCGCGCTGCCCGCCCAGTGGGTCAGCATCCCCGACCTCAGCCTCGTCGGCCAGGTCAGCTTCGGCAGCTTCGAGCGCATCGGCGCCCTGGCCGCCATGATGCTCGTCTTCACCCTCGTCTTCACGAACTTCTTCGACGCCATGGGCACCATGACCGGCCTCTCCAACGAGGCCAAGCTGGCAGACGCCAAGGGCAACTTCCCCCGCCTGAAGAGCGCGCTCGTCGTCGAGGGCATCGGCGCCGTCGCCGGTGGCTTCACCTCCAGCTCCTCCAACACGGTCTTCATCGAGTCGGGCGCCGGCATCGGTGAGGGTGCGCGCACCGGCTTCGCCAACCTGATCACGGGCCTCATGTTCCTGGTGGCGATGTTCTTCACGCCGCTCACCTCGATCGTGCCGACCGAGGTGGCCAGCGCCGCCCTCGTCATCGTGGGTGCCATGATGATGACCCAGATCAAGGACATCGACTTCAGCGAGTTCTCCGTGCTGCTGCCGGTGTTCCTCACGATCGTCGTCATGCCGCTCACCTACTCGATCGCCAACGGCATCGGCGCGGGCTTCGTCGCCTGGGTGCTGATCCGCTCGCTCTCCGGCAAGGCCAAGGGCATCAGCCCGCTGCTCTGGATCGTCGCGGCAGGCTTCCTGCTCTACTTCGTGCGCGGCCCGATCGAGACCATGCTCGGCCTGTAA
- a CDS encoding FadR/GntR family transcriptional regulator yields the protein MIDSPDAAQHGLLSAELLLRPGKSANAFEETVQRLLQTIRLGLIAPGEKLPAERELAGMLAVSRDTLRDAIASLTEAGYVVSRRGRYGGTFVVDPVPRGTPVVDANGELRERRSVPASEIEDTLVLRSILEVGAVRQAALCELSAVDRERLWQALDDCSAAAPEEYRRHDSRLHLLIAELVGSPGLVPLVADVRMRVNELLDDIPLLTPNIVHSNAQHEAIVKAILRGHPDAAAAAMTEHIAGSEALLRGFLG from the coding sequence ATGATTGATTCTCCGGATGCGGCACAGCACGGCCTGCTGAGCGCCGAGCTGCTGCTGCGCCCGGGGAAGAGCGCGAACGCCTTCGAGGAGACGGTGCAGCGGCTGCTGCAGACCATCCGACTGGGCCTGATCGCGCCCGGCGAGAAGCTGCCGGCCGAGCGCGAGCTCGCGGGGATGCTCGCCGTCAGCCGCGACACGCTGCGCGACGCCATCGCCTCGCTGACCGAGGCCGGTTACGTCGTGTCCCGGCGCGGCCGCTACGGCGGCACCTTCGTCGTGGACCCCGTCCCGCGCGGCACCCCGGTCGTCGACGCGAACGGCGAGCTGCGCGAGCGGCGCTCTGTTCCGGCGTCCGAGATCGAGGACACCCTCGTGCTCCGCAGCATCCTGGAGGTCGGCGCCGTGCGGCAGGCCGCCCTGTGCGAGCTGAGCGCGGTAGACCGGGAGCGGCTCTGGCAGGCGCTCGACGACTGCAGCGCCGCCGCCCCGGAGGAGTACCGCCGGCACGACTCGCGCCTGCACCTGCTCATTGCCGAGCTGGTCGGCTCGCCGGGCCTGGTGCCTCTGGTGGCCGACGTGCGGATGCGGGTGAACGAGCTGCTGGACGACATCCCGCTGCTCACGCCGAACATCGTGCACTCCAACGCCCAGCACGAGGCGATCGTCAAGGCGATCCTGCGCGGGCACCCGGATGCCGCGGCCGCGGCAATGACCGAGCACATCGCCGGCTCGGAGGCCCTGCTGCGCGGCTTCCTGGGTTAG
- a CDS encoding peptidase, giving the protein MIDWVAFFIVFLAAIVSTVVVVSTYSLGLRLLSASGRVPVVEPAEFTDAITVMSAKEIKTATKRARKAAKKNPLTAGQKQAAFIGAWACFVVCACAVLFGIYLIVPALHS; this is encoded by the coding sequence GTGATCGACTGGGTCGCCTTCTTCATCGTCTTCCTGGCGGCGATCGTCTCCACCGTCGTCGTCGTCTCCACCTACTCGCTCGGCCTGCGTCTGCTCTCGGCCTCCGGCCGGGTCCCCGTCGTCGAGCCGGCCGAGTTCACCGACGCCATCACCGTGATGTCGGCCAAGGAGATCAAGACCGCCACCAAGCGCGCCCGCAAGGCCGCCAAGAAGAACCCGCTCACCGCGGGGCAGAAGCAGGCCGCCTTCATCGGCGCCTGGGCCTGCTTCGTCGTCTGTGCCTGCGCGGTGCTCTTCGGCATCTACCTGATCGTCCCCGCCCTCCACTCCTAG
- a CDS encoding 8-oxo-dGTP diphosphatase gives MDPAPLPQVCVVYLLRTDERGIRQVLLGRKKLGLGQGNFVAPGGKLEPGESPADAAVREVAEEAGVLVAPADLQSRGMLDYFFPHRESWSQRSHVFVCERWTGIPRESNELNPEWVDLDAVPYAEMWDDARFWLPEVLAGGEVRRDFTFGEDLASVVDATLSAERPQR, from the coding sequence ATGGACCCCGCCCCGCTCCCGCAGGTGTGCGTCGTGTACCTGCTGCGCACCGACGAGCGCGGCATCCGGCAGGTGCTGCTCGGCCGCAAGAAGCTCGGCCTCGGCCAGGGCAATTTCGTCGCGCCGGGCGGCAAGCTAGAGCCGGGGGAGTCGCCGGCGGATGCCGCGGTGCGCGAGGTCGCCGAGGAGGCGGGCGTGCTCGTCGCACCCGCAGACCTGCAGAGCCGCGGCATGCTCGACTACTTCTTCCCGCACCGCGAATCGTGGAGCCAGCGCTCGCACGTCTTCGTCTGCGAGCGCTGGACGGGCATTCCCCGAGAATCCAATGAGCTGAATCCGGAGTGGGTCGACCTGGACGCCGTCCCGTACGCAGAAATGTGGGATGACGCCCGGTTTTGGTTGCCGGAGGTGCTGGCAGGGGGAGAGGTCCGACGCGACTTCACCTTCGGCGAGGATCTTGCAAGCGTCGTGGATGCGACACTCTCGGCCGAGCGTCCCCAGCGCTGA
- a CDS encoding DUF6804 family protein, which translates to MSNRPAARTPARSATPEFSRPALAPGLLGAIALMVGLALLDVDAFTIIRFVVSILALIVCVFAVQGKAWWWLIGLAPIAVLWNPIVVIELHGQGWVSLQFVAALIFIASGIFIKVPSKA; encoded by the coding sequence ATGTCGAATCGCCCCGCCGCCCGCACCCCCGCACGCTCCGCCACGCCAGAGTTCAGCCGTCCGGCGCTGGCGCCCGGGCTGCTCGGAGCGATCGCGCTGATGGTGGGGCTCGCGCTGCTGGACGTCGACGCCTTCACCATCATCCGCTTCGTGGTCAGCATCCTCGCCCTGATCGTCTGCGTCTTCGCCGTGCAGGGGAAGGCGTGGTGGTGGCTGATCGGCCTGGCCCCGATCGCCGTGCTCTGGAACCCGATCGTCGTCATCGAGCTGCACGGGCAGGGCTGGGTCTCTCTGCAGTTCGTGGCCGCCCTGATCTTCATTGCCAGCGGAATCTTCATCAAGGTGCCGAGCAAGGCCTGA
- a CDS encoding 6-phosphofructokinase, whose amino-acid sequence MKIGILTSGGDCPGLNAVIRGAVLKGVISHDTEFVGFRSGWRGVVEADIMPITRHDVRGLAKQGGTILGSSRTNPFEGEGGGPENIQRMLDENGIDAIIAIGGEGTLTAARRLHDEGGINVVGVPKTIDNDLTATDYSFGFDTAVEIATEAIDRLRTTADSHGRCMVLEVMGRHVGWIALHSGMAGGAHAILIPEQPQSIEQICEWVESVRERGRAPLVVVAEGFTLEGMTEAHSHKGLDAFNRPRLGGIAELLAPMIEERTGIESRATVLGHIQRGGAPSAYDRVLATRLGMAAVEAVYERQWGSMVSLRGTEIKTVSIAEATGGLNTVPQDRFDEARILFG is encoded by the coding sequence ATGAAGATCGGAATCTTGACGAGCGGCGGAGACTGCCCGGGCCTGAACGCGGTGATCCGCGGGGCGGTGCTCAAGGGCGTCATCTCGCACGACACCGAGTTCGTCGGCTTCCGCTCCGGCTGGCGCGGCGTCGTCGAGGCCGACATCATGCCGATCACGCGCCACGACGTGCGCGGCCTCGCCAAGCAGGGTGGCACCATCCTCGGCTCCAGCCGCACCAACCCCTTCGAGGGCGAGGGCGGCGGGCCGGAGAACATCCAGCGCATGCTCGATGAGAACGGCATCGACGCGATCATCGCGATCGGCGGCGAGGGCACCCTCACCGCCGCACGCCGCCTGCACGACGAGGGCGGCATCAACGTCGTCGGCGTGCCGAAGACGATCGACAACGACCTGACCGCCACCGACTACTCCTTCGGCTTCGACACCGCCGTGGAGATCGCCACGGAGGCCATCGACCGCCTGCGCACCACCGCCGACTCGCACGGCCGCTGCATGGTGCTCGAGGTCATGGGCCGCCACGTCGGCTGGATCGCCCTGCACTCCGGCATGGCCGGCGGCGCGCACGCCATCCTCATCCCGGAGCAGCCGCAGTCCATCGAGCAGATCTGCGAGTGGGTGGAGTCCGTGCGCGAGCGCGGCCGTGCCCCGCTCGTCGTCGTCGCCGAGGGCTTCACCCTCGAGGGCATGACCGAGGCGCACTCGCACAAGGGCCTGGACGCCTTCAACCGCCCGCGCCTCGGCGGCATCGCCGAGCTGCTCGCCCCGATGATCGAGGAGCGCACAGGCATCGAGTCCCGCGCGACCGTTCTCGGCCACATCCAGCGCGGCGGCGCCCCGAGCGCCTACGACCGGGTGCTGGCCACCCGTCTCGGCATGGCAGCCGTCGAGGCCGTCTACGAGCGCCAGTGGGGCTCCATGGTGTCCCTCCGCGGCACCGAGATCAAGACCGTGAGCATCGCCGAGGCGACCGGCGGGCTGAACACCGTGCCGCAGGACCGCTTCGACGAGGCCCGCATCCTGTTCGGCTAG
- a CDS encoding 3-oxoacyl-ACP reductase, with the protein MNAAPAITPINLTQRLAGKVAVITGGASGIGLATAKRFAAEGATVVIGDMDAATGAAAAELVGGLFVQVNVTDEAQVNNLFDTAAATYGSVDIAFNNAGISPPDDDSIETTELPAWEKVQDVNLKSVYLCSRAALRHMVKQGNGSIINTASFVAVLGSATSQISYTASKGGVLAMSRELGVQFARQGIRVNALCPGPVNTPLLQELFAKDQARAQRRLVHIPVGRFAEPEELAAAVAFLASDDSSFITGSTFLVDGGISSAYVTPE; encoded by the coding sequence ATGAACGCCGCCCCCGCGATCACCCCGATCAACCTCACCCAGCGCCTGGCCGGCAAGGTCGCCGTCATCACCGGCGGCGCCAGCGGCATCGGCCTGGCCACCGCGAAACGCTTCGCCGCCGAGGGCGCGACCGTCGTCATCGGCGACATGGACGCCGCGACGGGCGCTGCGGCGGCCGAGCTCGTCGGCGGCCTGTTCGTGCAGGTCAACGTCACCGACGAGGCGCAGGTGAACAACCTCTTCGACACCGCGGCGGCCACCTACGGCTCCGTGGACATCGCCTTCAACAACGCCGGCATCTCCCCGCCCGACGACGACTCGATCGAGACGACGGAGCTGCCGGCCTGGGAGAAGGTGCAGGACGTCAACCTCAAGTCGGTCTACCTGTGCTCCCGCGCCGCACTCCGCCACATGGTGAAGCAGGGTAACGGTTCCATCATCAACACGGCGTCCTTCGTCGCGGTGCTGGGCTCCGCCACCTCGCAGATCTCCTACACGGCCTCCAAGGGCGGCGTGCTGGCGATGAGCCGCGAGCTCGGCGTGCAGTTCGCCCGGCAGGGAATCCGAGTGAACGCCCTCTGCCCCGGCCCGGTGAACACCCCGCTGCTGCAGGAGCTGTTCGCCAAGGACCAGGCGCGCGCCCAGCGCCGCCTCGTGCACATCCCCGTCGGGCGCTTCGCCGAGCCGGAGGAGCTGGCCGCAGCCGTCGCCTTCCTCGCCAGCGACGACTCCTCCTTCATCACCGGGTCGACGTTCCTCGTCGACGGCGGCATCAGCTCCGCCTATGTCACCCCAGAGTGA
- a CDS encoding uracil-xanthine permease family protein produces MELPWKLHGDGKNVAASTIVAPEERLSWPRTIGLGMQHVVAMFGATFLVPILTGFPPSTTLLFSGLGTILFLLVTRNKLPSYLGSSFAFIAPITAATVGTNYGNALFGIVVVGAMLAIVGLLVQVTGSGWIDALMPPVVAGAIVALIGFNLAPAAGANFAQAPLTAIITLAAVLLSAVFFRGILGRLSIFIGVLVGYVAAVLFGQVNFDKVAEAAWIGLPTFAFPTNPFTDPTVLAFLPAFIPVVLVLIAENVGHVRGVAQLTNPGVNKLTGRALFADGVATMLAGSFGGSGTTTYGENIGVMAATRVYSTAAYWVAGIFAILLSLSPKVGAVINTIPPGVLGGVTTALYGLIGIIGVKIWLDNKVDFNSPINQFTAATALIIAIADYTITIGGITFTGIALGTIAAIVVYHVMTAVARVRGTNKL; encoded by the coding sequence ATGGAACTGCCCTGGAAGCTGCACGGAGACGGCAAGAACGTCGCCGCGAGCACAATCGTCGCCCCTGAAGAGCGACTGAGTTGGCCGCGCACGATCGGTTTGGGGATGCAGCACGTCGTCGCCATGTTCGGCGCGACGTTCCTCGTCCCGATCCTCACCGGCTTCCCGCCCAGCACGACCCTGCTGTTCTCCGGTCTCGGCACGATCCTGTTCCTGCTGGTCACCCGCAACAAGCTCCCCAGCTACCTGGGCTCCTCCTTCGCGTTCATCGCCCCGATCACCGCGGCAACGGTCGGCACCAACTACGGCAACGCCCTCTTCGGCATCGTCGTCGTCGGCGCCATGCTCGCAATCGTCGGCCTCCTGGTGCAGGTCACCGGTTCGGGCTGGATCGACGCGCTCATGCCGCCCGTCGTGGCCGGCGCCATTGTGGCGCTGATCGGCTTCAACCTCGCGCCCGCGGCCGGGGCCAACTTCGCCCAGGCCCCGCTCACCGCCATCATCACGCTGGCCGCCGTGCTGTTGAGCGCCGTCTTCTTCCGGGGAATCCTGGGCAGGCTGTCCATCTTCATCGGTGTGCTCGTCGGATACGTGGCCGCCGTGCTGTTCGGCCAGGTGAACTTCGACAAGGTCGCGGAAGCCGCCTGGATCGGCTTGCCGACCTTCGCATTCCCCACGAACCCGTTCACCGACCCCACCGTGCTCGCCTTCCTGCCCGCGTTCATCCCCGTTGTGCTCGTCCTGATTGCCGAGAATGTCGGCCACGTGCGCGGCGTCGCTCAGCTGACCAACCCGGGCGTCAACAAGCTCACCGGCCGCGCGTTGTTCGCAGACGGTGTCGCCACGATGCTCGCCGGTAGCTTCGGCGGTTCCGGAACCACCACCTACGGCGAGAACATCGGCGTCATGGCCGCGACCCGCGTCTACTCCACTGCCGCCTACTGGGTGGCCGGCATCTTCGCGATCCTGCTCAGCCTCTCCCCCAAGGTCGGCGCCGTCATCAACACCATCCCGCCGGGAGTCCTCGGTGGCGTCACGACCGCGCTCTATGGCCTCATCGGCATCATCGGTGTGAAGATCTGGCTCGACAACAAGGTCGACTTCAACAGCCCGATCAACCAGTTCACGGCCGCGACCGCCCTGATCATCGCCATCGCCGATTACACGATCACCATCGGCGGCATCACCTTCACCGGTATCGCGCTCGGCACCATTGCCGCGATCGTCGTCTACCACGTGATGACCGCGGTGGCCCGCGTCCGCGGCACCAACAAGCTCTAG